From one Amaranthus tricolor cultivar Red isolate AtriRed21 chromosome 17, ASM2621246v1, whole genome shotgun sequence genomic stretch:
- the LOC130803712 gene encoding LOW QUALITY PROTEIN: pentatricopeptide repeat-containing protein At5g39350-like (The sequence of the model RefSeq protein was modified relative to this genomic sequence to represent the inferred CDS: substituted 2 bases at 2 genomic stop codons) has protein sequence MGYGFSFSLQFKHPYLSIAQYVSLLESYTNTKSLPKIKQLHANIITFGVLLISSSKRFTLVSNLASSYGLCKHVAFARKLFAPTKIVLYNVIIRMYSQSYSPIEVLKHYVDMLYSGYLLPDKFTYPFVIKACGDLSLLKNGVVLHGRGFTSGFSSNMFVLNSLLAMYMNCGAVELAKHTFYMMGKRDMVSWVTMITRFVKNGRANDAAMIFDEMIDVGAEFNSSLLCAYADLGDEHIAFSIHSYLMKSGLLSETEVLRGLINLYSKCENLEYSXKIFNXVSLKYRNVSLWSTLIAGYGTHGHGETAVWLFKCMIQSGIEPNEVAFTCVLDACSHASLVEEGFELFKLMLANYETSPKIYQYTCMVDLLGRAGRLQEANDLILTMPLKPNHVVWTSLLGACVMHQNVEIGEIAAKALLELKPENPTIYVLLANIYASTGRWEDAEDVRSRHGDIVWLRRPQRLKADQNWYNLNSDAGSTKMVSTSEIVKKLNLQAHVEGGFFCETFRFGSNFVFG, from the exons ATGGGTTATGGGTTCTCATTTTCCCTCCAATTTAAACACCCTTACCTCTCCATAGCACAATATGTATCACTCCTAGAAAGTTACACCAACACCAAATCTCTTCCCAAGATTAAACAACTTCATGCTAACATCATCACCTTTGGTGTACttttgatttcttcttcaaaacgGTTCACTCTTGTCTCTAATCTTGCTTCAAGTTATGGGTTATGCAAACACGTCGCATTTGCACGTAAGCTGTTTGCACCAACCAAAATTGTTCTTTATAACGTCATTATTAGGATGTACTCTCAAAGTTATTCACCAATTGAGGTTCTTAAACATTATGTTGATATGCTTTATTCAGGATATCTCTTACCTGACAAGTTTACGTACCCTTTTGTTATTAAAGCATGTGGGGATTTGTCCTTGCTTAAGAATGGTGTGGTACTTCATGGAAGAGGCTTTACTTCTGGTTTTAGTTCAAATATGTTTGTGTTAAATTCTTTACTAGCAATGTACATGAATTGTGGTGCAGTGGAATTGGCGAAGCACACCTTTTATATGATGGGCAAAAGAGATATGGTGTCCTGGGTTACAATGATAACTAGGTTTGTGAAGAATGGGCGTGCTAATGATGCTGCAATGATCTTTGATGAAATGATTGATGTTGGTGCAGAATTTAATAG TAGTCTCCTATGTGCTTATGCTGATTTGGGtgatgaacatattgcttttaGCATTCACAGCTATCTGATGAAATCTGGATTGCTGTCTGAAACTGAAGTTTTGAGGggtcttattaatttatattcaaAATGTGAAAATTTAGAGTATTCTTAGAAGATATTCAATTAAGTTTCATTGAAATACAGAAATGTTTCTTTGTGGAGTACACTGATAGCTGGATATGGAACACATGGGCATGGGGAAACCGCAGTCTGGCTTTTTAAGTGCATGATACAATCCGGAATTGAACCAAATGAGGTTGCGTTCACATGTGTTTTAGATGCGTGTAGCCATGCTAGTTTAGTCGAGGAAGGTTTTGAGTTGTTTAAACTGATGCTCGCAAATTATGAAACTAGTCCTAAGATATATCAGTATACATGTATGGTTGATCTTCTTGGGCGTGCTGGGCGTTTGCAGGAAGCTAATGACTTGATCTTAACAATGCCATTGAAGCCAAATCATGTTGTTTGGACTTCCTTGCTTGGTGCTTGTGTTATGCATCAAAATGTCGAGATTGGAGAGATAGCTGCTAAAGCACTTCTCGAATTGAAGCCAGAAAATCCGACCATTTATGTCTTACTGGCAAACATATATGCTTCAACAGGTAGATGGGAAGATGCAGAGGATGTACGTTCAAGACACGGGGACATAGTTTGGTTAAG gcGTCCACAGCGACTAAAAGCAGACCAAAATTGGTATAATCTTAATTCTGACGCCGGATCAACAAAAATGGTGAGTACATCAGAGATAGTGAAGAAGCTGAATCTTCAAGCTCATGTTGAAGGTGGATTTTTCTGTGAAACTTTCAG ATTTGGCTCAAATTTTGTGTTTGgctag